The nucleotide sequence GAGAGTTACCAACCCTAGACAAATTATGCCCTAGACAGATTATGCAATTCCAGAAATCATGGGTGCAGCATGGCTACACGACGCCTTTTGTGTTTCCTGACAGATTATGTGTAAATCTCTTCTTAGTCTTGTAGTTGGTTTCCTCCAATTAAGGAGTAGGGCTGATATCTAGTGTTTGGTGTAATCTCCTTTAATTAAGGAGTATAGCTGGTCTTTAGGGTTTAGTCTAAGGACCGTTGGATGTAATCGgcccttcttttcttttatatatgtgtgtCCTTGTACATTCACATTTAAGAAATACAAGAAAACTTAAACCAAAACTGCAACAGATgcaggaaagaaaaaaagaatcaatCATGCAATTGAAAAATTGTCATAATACATGGTGTCCATATTAGCTGATCTACGTCTCAACACATGATATGATCCAACATAGAACCTGACAGGACATCCAAAATCAATATTTAGTATTTGCTCCTTTAAGTAATTGATTCACAAGTTGTTGCTACAAACTCATgacaagaacaagaagaataGAAATATACAAATTAAATACCTCCGGCCAACAATGAACTGCACTAGTGTGCAAAGAATCCATCTTAAAAGCATCCCTACAGTGAGCATGTTGTGAACCTTGTAGTCTAACCAATTTCCATAAGGAGGAAGCGAAGCATCGGAAGCACCATTGAGAATAAAAATATAGGAACCGAAAATAGGAAGCTAAGGAAAAACTGGTTCCTGTACATCTGAATCTCATGTTTCCGCTCTGCTTCTCTTGGTCTTGGAGGAACATATATACAAGCTTGCCTGGTACACCTTGGATTCATGGCCAGCTTCTTCAATACAACGTATAAGAGATCTTGGACCTGTGAGGTCTGAATCATAGGTAATAGTCACCTTCTTCTCTGCCAAGTCGACTTCAACATTACTTACTCCTTCAACTGATTCAACGACGGATTGGACAATAGTCATATCCTCTAGAGAATCAACTCCTTCAAGTTTTAGATGAAGTTTGTTGACATCATTCCCAGAACTAACCAGTTCAGCCCCAAAGCCAGCATCTTCAATTGCTTGAATAATGCAACTAGTATCAGTGAGGTTGGGATCAAAGCGAACCTTTGCTTCTTCCAGGGATAGACCAACAACTGCATTTCTCACTCCATCGACCATTCGAAGAGCGCACTCAACAGACTCGGAGCAGCTGGTGCATGCCATTCCTTTTATCCTCAGTCGGCATACTGCTACATCTTGTTGTGGAAATTCAGAAACAGGGAAACCAGCATCTTCTACAGCTTccttaatttttcttacctAACATAAAAAAACATTATATGCTAAGTGCTCACAAGGCATACTAATACATTACTGAAAAACTTTGGTTTGGTAATCGTGTCTAacaaatgtttttgaaatttttttaaaagatgagtTTTTTGAAGAAAGGCGGAAAAATAGCATCTTAGAGAAGTCCTTAAACTTCACTCACATTAATGAGCTCTGGTATACAATTGACTGCAGCTTGGCCTTCAATGGGCGACACTGTTGCACTCTTGATCCCATCAAGCTTTCCCAACACAGATTCAATCGTTAATGCAATTATTTATTCATTACGTCTGTTAATTAAACAGCTGAGACCTTTCTTTAAACAGTGGTGATCATTTGAAGTGACCAAACGGGTCAAATCCCCCCAACGAGTTCTCACCCTGCACCCCAGAAGCCGAACCAGCTATTTGCTCCTTGTATCCAAAATAGAAAAGCTCCATTAACGATTGAACATATCATATCCGGAATGAACATCCAGAGGATGAAGTTAACGATTGAACATGTAATACAAGGAATGAACATTCAGGGATGAAGTTATTCATTACATTACTGGAACCAACTTGTCCTTGAACTCAAAGGAAGCAAACTCACTTTGCAACCATGCTAAAACATAGAGACAAACTACAACAACCACAATAACTTATAACTACTAATTAATTGCAAACTATTGCAATTATTTATTCATTACATCTGTTAATTAAACAGCTGAGACCTTTTTTAAACTGTGGTGATCATTTGAAGTGACCAAACGGGTCAAATCCCCCCAACGAGTTCTCACCCTGCGCCCCAGAAGCCGACGACGACCCGCCTCCACCAGCATCAGAGGAGGAACAGTCCCTAAACATTCCCATCGTCGAGGGGTCATACATGGGAGGACCATGCTGGGGCCCGAAATAATATCCCGGCCCATAAGATGGTGGCGGGGGAGGCATCATTGCAACCTGCCCAGCATGCCCGGGAGGGTAATAGTCCATTAGCTGGCGCTCCTCCCTCTTCACAAACTGAGAGCGGTCGGAACTCTCAGACTCCCGGTAGCGTTGGAGGTAAATGGTGAGGGGTTCGACGTAGTTGTCAAACCCAAGCTTTCCCATTGCCCAGAGGACATCCTCAGCAGTGACAGTCTTGCGCTGCTCGCGCTGGCAGCGCTCGTTGGCCTCGCCGGTTATGAAGGCGATGTACTCGGACACACACTCCTGCATGGTCTCCTTGGCGTCGTCAGATATTTTTGCATGCGGGGGTAATATCCTCCGCATTATGCGTATCACGTTGGCTATCGGCATGTACCGATCCTGCTCGCGAACGAGGCACTGCGGGGCCCTCTGTTCAGTGTTGTTGTCGCTACTGCCGGCCAGGGGCGGATTCATTACAGGACCTGGGTTGTCGCAGGACTCTCCGGAAGATTGGAGAATCATCTGTGAAGATCGTTGAGGACCACCCGACTGCCTGGTCCCGTGCTGGTTTTGGAACTCCATGAATTTGCAGCGCGGCACCCAGCAAAATTTAGCGAAGATAAAGAAAGTTTAATATTGTCTTTAATGACCTGGTCTATGTAATGGGAATACAAGTAGTAgaccacgtgttttaatagaaatgtggaaagttttattttttaagttattaactttttagtacaCATATTCTATAATTTATTTAATGACACATAGTATATCATCCCATGTACcgattacattgaaaaatctctcctgaCCTAGACGGTGCCGTTTTGAGCCAGGccattcaaaaaattaaaactcttTTTCGTCTACAAACCCGAGACCCAACTACTTCTCATGCAATTCCCTCTTTTAATTAGCACAAAGCCCCAAATACACCCATCCAATACAAACCTTACCCCGGAACCCCACCACAATTATTCCACCTCTATCTTTCCATCATCACCTCATTACAATAttgaatttcaaataaattttatgattttggtcTTATGTGTATTAGATGAAAATATTCATATGATTATTGTGATGTAGTTCATGATTATTTTATAACAATTTGATCATTGTTGGTTAATTTATAGAGAACTTTTATCTATACTTTAAAAATCACATTTTGTACTCTTCGTAAGTGTAAATTTTTTTCCCATTTTAGAAAGTTTGAAATACAAAGTGATATTTTTAGAGTGCAAATAAtaatttctaatatatatatatgatgtcTTTGTTAGttcatatgattttttattttgattagaTCAAACAATCTGATCTTGGAATGTTTCTCTCTAGCATCAAATAGTAATTTATTgtaaaaattttcaatgttattttcatTTAAGTAATTTTGAAACTTTTAAAATCAGGACCATCCAACGTTGAAATCCTGAATCCGCCACTATTGCCAGCGCAGTTTGGCAGGCTTGCTGGTGTTTGCGATGGCATTGTCGCCGTCGGAACTGTTGGCGTTGGCTGCGTGCAAGGTGGGAAGAAAACAATTAATGTAAGTCAACTAATTATTCACTGTACAGATACGCTCATAAATGAGTAacttaaattagaaaaaaaagagaaaaaagaaaaacttatttgtGGAAACGAGGGCCATGCAAAACTTACCCGAGAAACGTTGAAAGTAACAATTTGTGGTCACTTAATTAATGGGTAAGGAAGACATGGTTTATGGTTATATTAATCAGGGTGAGGGTGTATATTAATGGGTTTTGAATCATTAATTGTCTGTGTGTACGTATGTGCAGATATTGTAAATGGCATGGCCAATCAAAGAGGTTTTTGCCACTACTTACCATAAACTGTATACCAATATAATGACAGTTGATGGTAAGAATGCCTCACATATTCTTGTATTAATAACTTGAGATACCATAATAATGTTGAATCTAGTCTATTTTAATTCTTATCTCGTTGACTTACTCCTAATCCTATTTGGTTTGTAAACTTACCACAAGGAACACTTAATACACAGTTATGGACGTGTCCACCCTTGAATCTAAAAATTCATTGAATGCAATGTGTGATAGAAATGTCAAATTCAGTGAATAATTAATTGGAAAGGGATCATTTCAGGATCCCTTCCACGTAATCCACCATGGCCAAAAATTccgaccattgaaatttgatcaaacggttaaagttattataacttttaatggAGCCTCCTACTtttggaggaggattctctaccctcctaatctctctacccttccatcccctcctatttgaatggttacggttaagccacgtcaacttcttatattgattttttatagagataatgagacaaaaaataatgtgtgagaCGAGAGGATGGAAGGAGATGGGAATAGGAGAGTAGAGAATCTTCCTCCCTtatttttaaccgttggatcaagtTTTAAGGACCCATATCTATGGATTAGGTGGAAGACATCCGAAGAACATCCCTTTCCTAATTAACTTACTTGAAATTTACTATAAAATTAGCAACAATCAACGAATATCAACCATTTACGTAAATACGAATGATTGACCATCCATAAAATTGCATGGACTGTTAGTCTTTGACGTTTGTTGTCTTTTCCTATATAGACTATTGATAATCTAAATAATCGGGGTGGATAGTGATTGACCAAAGAACGATGTGCAGACCATAAACCCTAACATGCGCGTAAACTTCACGAGCTCACTTGCCCGTGATTATGTTTCCACAGTAAGCTCAAAAATCAAAGAATAAATTGACACCTCACGCGCTTGCATGTCCACGTATCACCGTGACTGTGTAAACGGCTCTTTTAAGAACCGGAAAATTGGGTCCCACACAGGAAACGGCTCTCCTTATGGGTCCTACCTAATCCCTCTACCACTGTTCAAAACTCGTTTCCCAGCCCGAAACCCTATCAGCTCCTCAAAGTTTTTCATGTGATGGTATATTGCCTTATAGCGACTCAAATTCTTCTGTAAAATATCAGATTTgaatatgtatgtgtgtgtgtatatatatatatatatatatgtgtgtgtgtgtgtgtgtgtatatatatatatatcctctAATATGTAAAGAAAAATACAGATTTTTGAGTGACTGAAACCCTTCTAATTTCTAATAATCAAAGTAAAGGCAGAGCTAATAATGTTTTTCATATTAAAGAGAAACAATTATAATCAGACAAAAATTAAGCCAGTAGGTATATCTACGTGTGTGTATATTACAGATCATCACAACTCCACTGCAAGCGTAGAACCAGATATCCATGAGTGGTTACATAAAAATACAACCTATATTTGAGCAAACGTTACTTTGAAACGAACTAGCTAGATGAGCTGTAACAAAAATTCGGCcaaaaactaataaataaaaGGGGCATTTAGATCtgggtaaaaaaaattgttagcaATAGAGCAAAATAATGtaaaaaataacagaaaatttaattttattctaACAGGGAAGAAATACATTTGACTTCCTCCAAAAATTGaacacacaaataaataaataaacacgaaCACACACAAACAGTATCAAGCAGGGAAAATCGTCcatgaaaaaaattgtgttaAAATCTTGACAAAACAATGAATTTCCTAAAAAATCAAAGATATGTCTATGATATCAGTAGTTTAGCACACAAGGAGCTGAgacaaacacaaaattaaatgcAAAAGACCACCAAATGCAGGATCGAATGCAAAAACTTTGAGATCGGCCTTGGAAAAAACTATATTTGGGAAAAatgggagagaggaagagaataaATTTTTGTCACTAAATTTTGAAGAGAAATAGACATGCATGCAATAAAACTCCataaacaaataagaaaatgaaaaaaaaaaaaaatcagaaaaccaactcttattttatatatgtgcACACACACGTATATAAAATCatcaagaagaaattaaaacaagtaatatgaaaaatatatcaataaataaaagagCAAAGCAAGATGCTATTTGCTAAGAGAGACATTTACCAAGGTTTGATCATTTTGCATGCCTTGGAGGAAGCCCACCACCTATACGTTCCATTTTTGTCACTGCTTTTGCTATCTCtgtctttcttctctctctctctttctctctctctctctctctctacctcaCTACCTCTATCTTTTTCTCTCTAGTTCTCTCTGaaacatgttttatatttttatctaTGTCTGTTGAAAGGGTAGGAGTCTAGTCAAGTGAATTTATAGCTAGAGCCAGTAGGGGTGGAGTGCAAGTGGCGAACCGGCATTGTAAACGAGAAACCCAGAAATGCCGGTCATAACACACATTTGTGAGTTATGATTGGACAAGGGGGATGATTTTACCGGGAGTAATAGGTTGTCCGGTCAATAGCCCTTGAAAATTTTTTGATTTTATTAGCTAGGGAGCAATGTAGTGAACTTTTAACCACTaaaaccatctccaaaggagatttcaaattttgaacccaaaatttaaatttgacagctTATGTGGCATTTTGACATATTTTCATGATTTGCTCTCcacccgatatgtcaaattaaactattattttattacattattatttttttcttcttaattctatcttatactttaaattttacatataaataattcataataaaagtcatattaattaatactaATACAAATAATCCAACAAAATACAACCCCTTAATTGAaaatagaagaaataaaaatccAACTCAATAATCATCACCTTTGCAGCAACTCCATAAGCAAGCATCCTTATAGCAGTAATGACCTTTTGTAGAGGTGATAAACCAAGACAACCCGATCGATCCTTTTTTTGAGCAAAGTATGAGTCATAGGCTTATGCCGCACTTACAATTCGAAGGGAAAAAGAGGTCGACGCATCCGAAATATACTTTGAAATTGAGTTGGAGAGTACACTGGATgttcaacaaaataatcattaTAAAGTCTTTGGTGCCCATCGAGTCGTCTTCTATTGATATATGCATGATCTTTTATGGAACCACGACGTTTTCTCATTCCTGTCTCCATGTTCTCTTGTTCATTTTGTAAAGCAACCAATTCCAGCCTTTCCAGTTCTTCATTAGACTCAGAATTAACAATACTCCAAAAATGCTCCTCTGCTGAATTAGAAGATGAGTCTGAAGAAATTTGGGGCATGTTCACAAAATAACGAATGATACCTGTTGAAGAATGAATCATTGTATTTTACAAAGCAACAACGTTGcttaaattgaaacaaatttgctgattaaaaaaagaagaaataggtAGTGTTTTAAACAAACGCTACCGTTCAACAATCAATTGcttaaattgaaacaaatttgctgattaaaaaagaagaaataggtAGTATTGTAAACCAACTCTACCGTTCaacaattaaataataaatgacATTTAATAATAAAggatattaaaatattaataaaagacatttaatagttagtaaaaaaaaaatttgaagctgctgtcaaatttgacagcaagcCTCTTTGCTGCCATTCCATGTCATGCTACATAAAATTTGGCATTTCAATTGGAAAAAATTAGTGGTTgtcttttttttactgttatagtTTATGTGGACAATTtggcatctcctttggagatgctctaagggTTTTTTCAACGACACTTgaaagtcttatatgtatattcccaggGGTGTGGATCCTATAAggcttatatgtatattccctgGCATCGCCCAAGGgtgtggatcctgtaagccttatatgtatattcccatctctacctaacacgaggccttttgggagctcattggcttcgtgTTCTGTAGGaattctgaagttaagcgagttcgcacgagagcaatcccaggatgggtgacccattgggaagttctcatgtgagttcccagaaacaaaatcgtgagggcgtggttggggcacaaagctgacaatatcgtgttacagtggagtcaagcccggaatgtggtaggggcccgagccaggatgtgacaatttggtatcagagccaatccctagccggttgtgtgccgacgaggacatcagACCCCTTAAGAGGGTGGATTctgagatcccacatcgcccaggggtgtggatcctgtaaaccttatatatatatatattcccatctctacctagcatgagacattttgggagctcactggcttcgggttctataggaactccgaagttaagcgagttcgcgcgagagcaatcccaggatgggtgacccactgggaagctcttgtgtgagttcccagaaacaaaaccatgaaggcgtggtcggggcccaaagcggataatatcgtgctacggtggagtcgagcttggggtgtggtgggggcccagggcAGAATGTGATAGTTtggaagactaaatttataaacaaaattttataaattaaatgatatgaaagttgataaATATGTtcagttttaattgattacacatcatttaatttgcaaattgtGTCTACATATTTAGCCTCTATTACTCTGAAAGTGTAGGATATAAgagtttggttttttgttttgttttgttttttttttttttttttttttttgggggatgTAAGGATCCCGGGGATTCACCAATCAtgtccattcatcgtatatcatgcggttagaaattattataattttttatttaaaattaaatataaaccgTATCAGACGAAAACTGGCCCATGATGTACAATGAATGGACACGATTGgaggatccggagagaatcctcATTTAATAAACTGCTATTTATTTTCGTTTATGCAGTCGTTTGCAATAAGTACAGATCTTCTCCGGGTCCAAAAAACTAAGCCTAAGGATCAAACGATatgggccgttgaaatttgtagccgttggatcaaatttcaacggcctggATCATTTGATCTTTAGGCTCAGTTTTTTTAGATCCTGAGAGGATCTGTACTCGTTTGCAATTGCAAAGTACTCtctaaaaatgtaattttcttAAGTCAAAGCATCCTATCATTTTATCATTGATGGTCACATAGTCAAGcactcttattttttattttatttttcctaaacaaaaaataaaatgtgtaaGTTGATACAATCATTGAATTCATTAACTAGTGCATTGTTGTATGTAAAATTACCGTATCAGGTAAATTATTTACGTCTTTTACAAAATTAGGAGATTCCATATTCATCAATCTCATTATGGAAggggtaaattattttctttttgctcTCGACGGTCCCAAATTTAAGAATACAACACAGAAAATTTAGGCTTGTCTTAGCACGAGCGGTTTTTATTTTCTACATCAGAATAAATTTCTATAAATTATTTATGATAGTTGGATAATGACCAATTATCACCTTCTGTACTCCAGTATGTTGGagatttcatatatatatggccttttatgcaaagggatccacattttttcttcaaaaaatgaggattaggtgtggggcccactccacataaaatttcaacgatctgaatcatctattttgtaagtctcgattcatagttCATccatacaaaaattcaattcaatcagaGACCATTTtcctatttaattattaaaataaaattttattgtttattatataacaaagtattcgttaattttttttgaacccaattagatgtcttaaatattttcgatttagctaatattttacaaggatgatctatgaggtgcaacttaaaAATAGGCAATTTAGATCGTTAAAATTCGATGTGATGTGGACCTCAcaactaatctccatttttataaaaaaaaaaaatgaggatcctTTCTCTTAAAGGCttcctatatatataatgaaggGAACTATGGAGATTTCTACGGAATTTCTAATGACTTGCATGCATACACAATTCAGAATTTATATACATAACCAATGGAAGTAAAACAATAAATAGTTATGGAAATCCCGTTTAAGAAGCATAGGTTCATAGTTGAAGCATCAAAGAAACatattgaagaacaaagagaggGATTTGTGAGTTGTACCTTTGGACCTAGACTTAATTCCAATGATTGAACACCTCCAAGATCTCTTATGTGGAACCATGTTTTTCCAGGGTCGGATTCACACGGATCGGAATACGCATACTTTAGAAGTCCGGTCATAAACACAAGAGCTTTCGATGCAGAGTAGATTAACGGGGCCACCATCATCCTGTTCCGGAATTGGTGGTCAAAGTACATTGACTTCGCTGAGATAGACCATGCTTGTTTCGCAAGATTCAGGAACCTAATCTAGCAAGAAATCAACAGGTTTCTTATAGTCTTGAAGTCCTTACAATCTAAAGACTAGCGTATGCTGCAAGTAATCATACTCCTAAGAGA is from Pyrus communis chromosome 10, drPyrComm1.1, whole genome shotgun sequence and encodes:
- the LOC137746562 gene encoding nuclear transcription factor Y subunit B-3-like is translated as MEFQNQHGTRQSGGPQRSSQMILQSSGESCDNPGPVMNPPLAGSSDNNTEQRAPQCLVREQDRYMPIANVIRIMRRILPPHAKISDDAKETMQECVSEYIAFITGEANERCQREQRKTVTAEDVLWAMGKLGFDNYVEPLTIYLQRYRESESSDRSQFVKREERQLMDYYPPGHAGQVAMMPPPPPSYGPGYYFGPQHGPPMYDPSTMGMFRDCSSSDAGGGGSSSASGAQGENSLGGFDPFGHFK